The Nitrospiraceae bacterium sequence CCTTTAGCCGCAGTCTTTTTTAAGCCTGTTTAGATTTTCGAGATCTCTGTGAAATGTCTATGCTTCCCCCGCCATTTCAGGCCGGTTGGGGTGGTGAGCCGGCAACGATTTTTATCACCCGGACAGAGAAGGAAGGATCTTCACCCTTATGCCCGGTCTTAATGGTCCTGGCCTGAACCTAGTCAGATTTCAGAAAAATCCAGGCGGGATAGGGTGGTAGCTTGAGAGAGACCTGCTCCACATTCTGAACGGTTAGATTGGAGGGAGCCAGGAGTTCGTTCTGATCGCCAGCGGTGAAGGTTCCACTATCCAAACGGGATTGCCAATTCCCTTTTGGAAGCTTTACTAACGCTAGGGACGCCTTGTGGTGAAAACCCAGGAGGACCAGGGCCTCGGGGCCTTGTTTAGCGCGGCGATGAATCATGAGCAATTGACTTTTTGCATGTGACCCGACCTGGATTCTGTGGCCTTTCGCTCCTGTGCCTAATGCAGGAATAGATTTGCGCAGGTCAATCAATGCCTGGCACCACCGCGTGTGCGCGAGTTGTTGGGGGTTGGTCTCAAGACAAGGATGCATGGTGGAACGAACAAAGGTCTCTTGAGCATAGGGATCGGGAATGTCCGTCCATCCGAACGCTGCGAATTCCCTGGTTCTCCCCTGCCGGACGGCTTCAATTAACGCAGGATCTCCGTGGTCGATGAAATACAAAAAAGGTGCAGTTTCGCCGTATTCTTCTCCCATAAATAAGAGAGGAAGATACGGTGAGAGAAGTACGGTGGCATTGGCGATTTTGAGGGCTTCAAAGCTCACCAAGCTACTGAGTCGGTCTCCCTGTGCGCGATTGCCGATTTGATCATGATTTTGGGCGCATACCACAAGTTGTGTGGGTGAGCAGGGCTTGAAAGAATTGCCATGTTTCCGTCGCCGATGTGGAGAATATTGTCCTGAATAGACCACGCCTTCCCGTATGGCCTTACTCAGGTCTTTTAGTTGTCCAAAGTCTTCATAGTAGCCCTTACGCTCTTTTGTGAGCAGCGCATGCAGGGCATGATGAAAGTCATCGCTCCATTGCCCGTCCAGTCCATATCCCCCCCGTGAGACAGGCGAAATGATGCGGACATCATTCAGATCGCTTTCGGCAATGACCTGCACCTGGCGCCCGAGTCGTTCTCCTTCCGCATGGACGGCTTCTCCAATGTCCTGAAGAAGATGTTTGGCGCTGAAGTCGAAGATGCCGTGAATCGCATCTAAGCGTAACGCATCGATGTGGTATTCATGAATCCAATAGACTGCATTGCTGATCATAAAATGTCTGACAGGATCACTATCGGGTCCATCGTAGTTGAGGGCGCTCCCCCATGGGGTTTTATAGGTATCGGTAAAGTATGGACCAAAGTCACCAAGGTAATTCCCTTCCGGACCCAGGTGGTTATAGACCACGTCCATGATCACCGCGAGGCCGGCTGCATGACAGGCATTGACCAATCGCTTGAGGCCTTCGGGGCCACCATAGTTGTGTTGCGGAGCAAAGAGGAAGGTTCCATCGTATCCCCAGTTTCTGGATCCAGGGCATTGCGCCACCGGCAAGAGTTCAATGGCCGTGATGCCAATCTGGTCACGCAAATAGGGCAGACGGCTGATGATGGCATCAAAGGTCCCGTCCTGTGTAAAGGTGCCGGTATGGAGCTCGTAGATGATGTATTGGTCAAGGGGCAGGCCACGCCAATCTGTATCCGTCCAGGAAAATGCCAGAGGATTGATAATTTCTGAGGGGCCGTGAACGCCCGCCGGTTGAGATCGGGAAGCCGGGTCGGGGCGTTCCATGGTGTGATTTAATACATAGTGATAGCGGGTGCCTGGAGAAAGGTTTTGCACGGTGCCTTTCCAATATCCAAAGGATTCATGGCGCAGGGGAGTCGGTCCTTCAGTATTTCCGATGATTTTGACGGCCACCGACTGGGCCTTGGGGGCCCATACCCGAAACTCGACAGAAGAGGGGTCGATACACGATGCTCCCAGTTCTAATTGCCATCCTACGGCCTTATGTATTTTCAAATCTGTTTCCTCCCTGCTGGTTTTTTTCTACAGATTGTTGGCTGGTGGCAATAGGATGAAGGAAAGCTTAACAAAAAGATGGAGGGCTGTATATGGAACGCCAGAAGCGTTTGATGGGGGTTTGCCCCGTTTTGAGATATGCTGTATCATCGTCCCCCGCTATTCCCGATATCCGGAAACCCACATCCAGGAGAGTAGAATATTATGAGAATTTGGCCTGGTCGATCATATCCGCTTGGTGCCACATGGGATGGGCAGGGGGTCAATTTTGCGCTGTTTTCGGAAAATGCAACAGGTGTGGATCTTTGCCTGTTTGACAATGAACTTCAGGACCAGGAAACCCACCGGATCACCATTGAGGAACGAACGGATCAAGTTTGGCATGTATATTTGCCTGAGGTGCGTCCGGGCCAGCTCTATGGATACCGGGTGCATGGGCCATATGATCCTGAGGCGGGGCACCGGTTTAACCCTGCCAAGCTCCTCATTGATCCGTATGCGAAATCTTTGACGGGTGTGGTGCGATGGTCCGATTCCATGTTTGGCTACCGGCTTGGCGATCCGGCTGGTGACCTGTCGTACGATGATCGGAACAATGCGGCAAACATTCCTAAAGGGGTAGTCGTCGACCAGGCCTTTAGCTGGGGAGGAGACCAGCGTTTGAATATTCCCTGGGAGCAGACGGTCATCTATGAAGTCCACGTTAAGGGAATGACGATGCGGCATCCGGACGTTCCTGATTCATTGCGGGGAACCTATGCAGGCTTGGCGTCTCCGCCGATTCTTGAATATTTGCAATCGCTCGGGATCACCGCAGTGGAATTGTTGCCAGTTCATCATTTTGTGAACGATCTCTATTTGAAAGAAAAGGGCCTCACCAATTATTGGGGGTATAATTCCATTGGGTATTTTGCTCCGGATATCCGGTATTCGGCTTTCCCCGGTGGAGGAGAAAAGGTCGATGAATTCAAATCCATGGTCAGGAAACTGCATAGTTCCGGCATCGAAGTCATCCTTGATGTGGTCTATAACCATACCGGAGAAGGGAATCACTTCGGGCCGACGTTATCATTCCGGGGGATTGATAACGCCTCCTATTATCGTGTGTCTCCTGACAATCCACGCTATTACATGGATTATACCGGCTGTGGAAATACGCTGAACGTCCGACATCCACGGACCTTACAATTGATCATGGACAGTTTGCGGTATTGGGTGAATGATATGCATGTGGATGGTTTCCGGTTTGATCTGGCATCCGCGCTCGCACGGGAATTACATGATGTGGATCGGCTCAGCGCTTTTTTTGACATCATTCACCAGGATCCCGTGTTGTCGCAGGTGAAGCTGATTGCCGAACCCTGGGATCTGGGGGAAGGCGGCTACCAAGTGGGAAATTTTCCTCCTGGGTGGGCGGAGTGGAATGGGAAATACCGTGATTCTATCCGCCGGTATTGGAAGGGAGATGGTGGGTTGCTTGGGGAAATCGCCAATCGTTGGTCCGGGAGCAGCGATCTCTATGGAGAAAGCGGGCGGCAACCCTATGCCAGTATAAATTTCGTGACCGCTCATGACGGATTTACCCTCCAGGATTTGGTGTCGTATGACCACAAGCATAATGAAAACAATCAGGAAGGAAATCGGGATGGAACCGATGACAATGATAGTTGGAATTGTGGTGTGGAAGGCCCGACTGATGATCCTGCGATTCAGGAATTGCGGGATCGGCAGGTCCGGAATTTTTTCGCGACCTTATTATTATCCCAGGGAGTACCGATGATCTGTGGCGGGGATGAATTAGGTCGTACACAACAGGGGAATAATAACGCCTATTGCCAGGATAACGAGTTGAGTTGGGTGAATTGGAACCTGACGCGATCCCAACTCGGATTGCTGGAATTTGTGAAGCTGCTCATTGCCATAAAAAAAACCCATCCGGTGTTTCAACGGCGAAGGTTTTTTCAAGGGCGCCGGGTGGAAGATTCGGAAGTGAAGGATGTGGCCTGGTTCGGATCGCATGGAAAAGAAATGTCGCATGAAGATTGGCAGATGGGGCTTCGAACCTTGGGAATACGATTGGCAGGAGATGCCATTGTAGAGAAAGATAGCCACGGACGACCGATTGTGGATGAGACGTTTTTAGTATTGATAAACGCCCATCATGAGGATGTGGAATTCATCCTTCCTGCCCACACCAAGTCGGTACGGTGGGAGTTGGAGTTTGATACCGCTGTCCCGGTTGATAAGAAGAGTTCCAAGCATACGAAATTATTGAAAGGGGGACAACCCTATCATTTAATTTCTCGGGGGCTTGCCTTGTTCCGAACCCCGAAATCCTGACAACGTGGTCATCGCTGTCAGTCCACTGGCCCCATGGATTAACGCTTGGTCATGGGAATGAACCAGCCACGACGCCCCCATCTATAAGACAAGCCTGCCAAGCGGTCAGCCAGACCTAAGTCTTACCGGGAAGCCGGCAATTCTGGCATCAGTCAACTAGACGACGTATTTCTTGCTACGCTCTACCATACCGGTGACAGCTTCTTTGGCATCTTCTGCAAACTCTCCGGCCCGTTCGCTGGCGTCTTCCATCATGTTCTTTAGCTGACGACGGGTTCGAGATCCCGACTGGGGAGCCATCAACAGACCAAGGCCGGTTCCGAGGACCACTCCGACCATTAATGAAAGCCCAGCGAGCAAAACATAGCGAGTATCGTTATCCATGTGCGATATCCTCCATTGGTAAAGTGAGTGGGTAAAAATGTTCAAGGATCAAGATTTCAATTGTCTCCTAAGATAACGGAGGCTGCTGCAAGAGTATCTCACGCTCGGCTTGAAGCCAGTCTTCCCAATCACTGCCATGTTGGCCTCCGCGCCGCTGATGAATTTCAAAGGCGCGTTGGGCAATACGTTCCCGCAATTCTTCGGATAGTGCCATGGAGGGACCGGGATAGGAGACTTGAGGCTCCTTGTGAATGGCCTGAGGCAACACCGGCCGCCTTGTCGTGGCTGAGCCCCCAGATTTGCTGCTGGTTTTTTTTGCCGTCTTGCCTTCAAGGGTCGTTTTTTTTGTGGTGGACGGTTTTTTCTTAGGTTTCTCGTCTGGTGTTTTTGGGGGCATGTTTCCTTTCTCAGCTCCTATGCTTGTCTGACTTTGAGAGACCCCATTCCGACTCGTTTATGGCCTTATTGTACAGGAATATTGGCTCTTCGTCCAAACTGTTGGGCGTGGTTTAGCTGTTTCCGAGGCTATCGCCGTGTTGTGAAAGGACGAAAAGGATTCTTTCCTGGGAGTAGGTGGACACGTTCCCAGGAAGGAATCAAGGGGCTAGGGTATGCGGCAAATTTCGATTTCTCAGATCGGTATTTTCAAGAGTTAGCATGAGGTTTGTAGAAGACACAAGATTGATCTTCCCTTACAATTACAACGATAAAGCCTTAACGGAAGCCAGAGACCAGAGTGAAGGGAGAGAGACTCTGTTGAAAGGAATGAGAGAAAAAATCTTTTGATCTGAGGCGGCGAACACCAGTCATGCGGTAGTTGCGTGGTTCGTCAGCAAGGCACTCTCATGAGCCGGATACCACAAAACAGGATATAAGGAATAGTTAATAGCGATTTCCCCAAAAACTGACATCGAGAAGTGTATTTTTTTTGAATGACAACGATGCATAAAGATGAATCTGCCACAAAGCTGATTTGGCAATTAGGTCAGCAGTATGGCATTGACCCGTTTTATTTTGATGGCTTAGGTGTTGAGCGACAGGTTTCGGTGCCTCATCTCCAACAAGTCCTGGCAAGCATGGGGGTGAAGGCTTCATCGAAGAAGGAAATTCTTGCCTCGCTTGCTCATGCGGACTTCCGAACCTGGACTCAGGTCATTGATGCAGTTGTGGTGCGCTATCCTTCTGATGCTCCCTTCATGTTGGCTCTGTCCCTTCCCCTTGGGAGCTCCAGTTTGGAGAAGGTTTCCCTTGTCATCCAGGTGACGGATGAGAAGGGGAGGAGCCGGCGCTTATCTATACCCGGATCCAGGGTCAAGGTGATATCTGAGAAGACGATCCGTGGTGTGCGGTATGTCCGGGTTCATGTTCCTCTTTCCGGAACATGTACACTCGGTTACTTCCGTCTTGCGGTTTGTGTGAACCTGCATGCAGAGCGAACAGTCGAAGGACAGGCTCTCCTCATAGTGGCACCCAGGAAATGTTATCTCCCCCCTTCACCTAATCGTGCTTGGGGGATTTCGCTCCAACTCTATGGGTTACGGTCACACAAAAACTGGGGAATTGGGGATTTTCGAGATTTGGAAGAGATTATGAAAGTGGCGGGGACGCGTTGGAGAGTGGCCACCATCGGGGTCAATCCTCTTCATATTCCGGCAGTGGGATTAGCCAGCCCCTATTCTCCGTCCAGCCGTCTCTTCTGGAGCCCCGTGTACTTGAACCTGGAGGGGGTAGAGGAGTGGCGGATTTCTGCAGGTCTTCGTCGGAAAGCCAAGAGCGCAAAATTCCAGCGTCGTCTCCAACAGTTTCGGGAGAGTCCACTGGTCGATTATGAGGCCGTAGGGAAACTGAAGTGGGCGGTTCTCGAAGATCTATTCCGAGTGTTTCGACGACAACATCTCCAGCCTAAGTCCCGCACGGCACGTGGAAGAGCATTTGCCAAATTTGTGTCCGGGTTCCACCCCCATCTAACCATGTTTTGTACATTTCAGGCCTTGACGGAACGCCTGGGAACGGTGGCTTGGCGCACTTGGCCCAACGCCTTTCGGCATCCCCAGTCACCGGATGTGGAAGTGTTTCAACGATCTCATGCCACTCGGGTTCAATTTTATCAATATGTTCAATGGTTGTGTGAGTTGCAATTACAGAACCTCGATCTTGTTGCGAAGAAACATTCATTGGCGTTCCGCTTGTATCATGATTTACCGGTCGGCATTCATCCCGATGGAGCCGATGCCTGGGTCTTTCAAGATCAGCTTGCCTCAGGCATTACTGTTGGCGCGCCGCCGGATTCCTTTAATCTCAATGGACAAAGTTGGGGACTGGCTGTTCCCAATCCCGTTCGTTTGCGGGAGGATGGGTATCGCTTTCTTCGAGAAACCTTACGCCAAAATATGCGACATGGAGGTGTCCTCAGGATCGACCATGCCTTGGGGCTGTTTCGGATGTTCTGGGTTCCCCAAGGGGGAACAGGAAAGGATGGCGTGTACGTCAAAACTTACGTGGATGAAATTTTGGCGGTCCTGGCACTAGAAAGTGTGCGACGAAAAGTGATGGTGGTTGGGGAGGACCTGGGTGCGGTCACCCCTGCCATTCGGGAAAAATTAGATGCCGCGGGGCTTCTATCCTATCGTCTGTTATTTTTTGAACGAGGCAATAGGGGGGAGATGACCCCGCCACATGCCTATCCTGAGCAGGCGCTTGTGGCCGCAACGACACATGATCTTCCTACCCTCAAAGGTTTTTGGGCAGGACGAGATATCATCATAAAGCAAGAAGGGAGTGTCTATCTCAGAAAAAAAGATTGCCAGCAGGACCGGCGGCAGCGGGCGGAAGATCGGAAACAATTATGGGAGGCCTTACATCGGGAGGGCCTCTGTTCTGCCGGGGCAATTCCCCCAAACCTTTCGGACGATATGCTTCAAGCCATGTACCGGTATTTAGCAAGGACACCCTCGCGTCTGCTCATCGTGCAGCTTGAAGATTTGTTGGGGGAGCTTGATACGCCTAATCTCCCTGGAGCCCCGGATTCCGTCTATCCTTCCTGGCGAGTGCGGATTGGTCGAGAATTGACTGCTTGGCTCAATGATCCGGCCATCCTGGGCTTTGCCAAAGCGATGCAGCGTGAGGGACGGAAAGGCGGATGTGACCACTAGATAGGCAGAGGATAGGTTGCATAAGCGCTTTGATAGAAGGATGGATACTCAGATGCTATCCCATGAGTCAAATACGGTGTCTTGCCGGAATGTCAGTTGCGTGCTGTGTAGGAGGATACTATGATCAACGATTGGCATGGTCCAATGCCCATTGGGTCTGATGGGAAAAACAGGGCGTTTCGTCTGAGTTAGATCGATACGGAAGAGAGGACGATCCTTCATATGCAAGAGAAAAAGTTGACGATGGCCGGGTGGGTGGATGGCTTAACCGACGCGGTTACTGCGAGCCTGGCTCAAATTGTTGCCTATTTGCCAACCCTGATTTTGGCGTGCATGCTCTTGGGTCTTGGTTATGTGCTAGCCAGGCTGGTTTCTGTCGTGGTGACCCGCTTGTTGCAATTGATGGGGTTTGACCGCTTGCTGAGTCGAACCGCCGTGCAAACCTTATTGGAGCGATCAGGAACCAAGCAGAAAAGTTCTGAAATTTTAGGGTTGATTGGTTTTTGGATTATTTTCCTGGTTTTTCTCATTCAAGCGTCGGACACCCTCAGTTTGACGATGGTCTCTGATGCTCTGACGAGTATTGCCTATTATATTCCCAAAGTCGGGATTGCGGTGTTGGTGCTGGTTCTGGGTTTAATCGCCGCGAATTTTGTTCGTGAGTTGATTACCATGACGTGTAGTTCGGCAGGAATTACTCACGGGACGATGGTGGCCCAGGCCGTCTATGTGGCGGTCGTATTGTTAATTGTGGTGACGGCCATTGACGCACTCGGGATTAATACGGAACTGCTGAACAATACCATTGTTATCCTCTTAGCTGGATTGATCGGGGGTGCGGCATTGTCGTTTGGATTGGGGTCACGGACCGCTGTGGCTAATCTCATTGCTGCTCATTATTTAGGGTCAATGGTTCGAGTGGGCATGACCGTAAAAATTGGGGAGAACCAAGGAACCGTGGTTGCGGTCACCCCCATCTCTGTCGTGTTGGAAACCCGGGAGGGCCGGGTCATCGTTCCTGCGACCCAGGTTACCGAATCAACAGCCGTCATTACCCATCCCGAGCATTAGCATATGGAACTTGAACATCGGCTTACTCTGGGGTATTTGCAGGCGCATCCCGTGGAGGCAGCCCGTCATTTGGAATCGCTGGATCCTCATGAAGCGGCTTCGCTCCTGGAGGCCTTACCTGGGGAAGAAATCGCCGGTGTCTTAGAGCATTGCTTGCCGGTATCCACGGCCAAAATCATCGAAGAGCTTTCAAAGGATCTTGGGGCAGGTGTCTTAGGCGCCATGAATGCCACATCAGCGATCGGGGTTCTTCGGCAATTTGAGGAACCAGTTCGCCAGGACGTGTTGGACCGGTTAGATAATCCGATGGGGGCGACCCTTCGCCGTGCCTTGCGGTATTCCCCCAACACGGCCGGAAGTTTAGCGGATCCTCAGGTGTTTACCCTCCCACCTGATATCGCCGTCGAAGAGGCCGTCGACCGTATTCGTACCTATGGCCAGAAAGCCATGTACTATGTCTACGTCATCGATCGCGATAGTAAATTGGAAGGTGTCCTCACATTGAGGCAGCTGCTGATTGATCGGTCTGATCATTTAGTCGGAACATTGATGGAGACCCAGATCATCACCTTATCAGCAGAAGCCAATCTGGAGGAAATTCTCAAGCACTCTGAATGGAGCCGGTTTCATACCTTGCCGGTGGTCGATCGATGGGGAACATTTTTTGGAGCCTTGCGATATCGGATGTTACGCAGGATTGAGAAAGATGTCGGAGGCAAGGCCCCGTTGGGATCGGTGAGCGATTCCCTCATGCAACTTTGGGAAGTCTATTCGTTAACCGGCATTCGCTTAATGACCGATGTGGCGGAAACGCTACAAGAACGGAACAAAATAGGGTGAGGGATCTAACCACGCAGAGGGGTTCGAAGGTTCGGGGAAGGGGGCATCTCCTCAACGAGGCTTTTTTTCAGAACCATCATGAGGAAGCCGCACGAATTCTGGAAGGGTATCCGGTAGAGGATATTCTGCGAGTCTTGCAAGGAACCAGTCCGAAAAATGCGGCGAATCTTCTGGCCTGTGTCACGCCTCCCGTCGCTGCGGATACGTTGGCGATCATGCCCACTGATTTGCTGAAGCAGGTTGTGCCGCATCTCTCGCCGTCATTAGCGGCCTCCCTGTTTCAACGGTTGGACGACGATCTGCAACGGGCGATTCTTTTCAGAGTTCCTGAACGGTATGCCCAGGAAATCCGGTCCTACATGACCTACCCGGAGGAATCCGTCGGCCGTATTATGGATCCCAAATTTTTTGTGTTGCAGGAGGAAAGCACGGTTCGGGAAGCCATGGTACAGGTGCGGATCAGGGCCCAGAAAGATGTCCATGATGTCTATGTCATTGATCGAACCCAAAAGCTTGTGGGCCGGATTTCCGTCCGTGATTTGTTGCTGGTGGATCCGGAAGAAAAATTGCAGTCGGTTATGGTTCAGGATCTTCCCACCATTCATCCTTTGGAGTCGCGTGAAGAGATTGTCGAACTCTTCGGGGAACGGCATTTTTTTACGATTCCGGT is a genomic window containing:
- the treZ gene encoding malto-oligosyltrehalose trehalohydrolase; this translates as MHKAVGWQLELGASCIDPSSVEFRVWAPKAQSVAVKIIGNTEGPTPLRHESFGYWKGTVQNLSPGTRYHYVLNHTMERPDPASRSQPAGVHGPSEIINPLAFSWTDTDWRGLPLDQYIIYELHTGTFTQDGTFDAIISRLPYLRDQIGITAIELLPVAQCPGSRNWGYDGTFLFAPQHNYGGPEGLKRLVNACHAAGLAVIMDVVYNHLGPEGNYLGDFGPYFTDTYKTPWGSALNYDGPDSDPVRHFMISNAVYWIHEYHIDALRLDAIHGIFDFSAKHLLQDIGEAVHAEGERLGRQVQVIAESDLNDVRIISPVSRGGYGLDGQWSDDFHHALHALLTKERKGYYEDFGQLKDLSKAIREGVVYSGQYSPHRRRKHGNSFKPCSPTQLVVCAQNHDQIGNRAQGDRLSSLVSFEALKIANATVLLSPYLPLLFMGEEYGETAPFLYFIDHGDPALIEAVRQGRTREFAAFGWTDIPDPYAQETFVRSTMHPCLETNPQQLAHTRWCQALIDLRKSIPALGTGAKGHRIQVGSHAKSQLLMIHRRAKQGPEALVLLGFHHKASLALVKLPKGNWQSRLDSGTFTAGDQNELLAPSNLTVQNVEQVSLKLPPYPAWIFLKSD
- the glgX gene encoding glycogen debranching protein GlgX codes for the protein MRIWPGRSYPLGATWDGQGVNFALFSENATGVDLCLFDNELQDQETHRITIEERTDQVWHVYLPEVRPGQLYGYRVHGPYDPEAGHRFNPAKLLIDPYAKSLTGVVRWSDSMFGYRLGDPAGDLSYDDRNNAANIPKGVVVDQAFSWGGDQRLNIPWEQTVIYEVHVKGMTMRHPDVPDSLRGTYAGLASPPILEYLQSLGITAVELLPVHHFVNDLYLKEKGLTNYWGYNSIGYFAPDIRYSAFPGGGEKVDEFKSMVRKLHSSGIEVILDVVYNHTGEGNHFGPTLSFRGIDNASYYRVSPDNPRYYMDYTGCGNTLNVRHPRTLQLIMDSLRYWVNDMHVDGFRFDLASALARELHDVDRLSAFFDIIHQDPVLSQVKLIAEPWDLGEGGYQVGNFPPGWAEWNGKYRDSIRRYWKGDGGLLGEIANRWSGSSDLYGESGRQPYASINFVTAHDGFTLQDLVSYDHKHNENNQEGNRDGTDDNDSWNCGVEGPTDDPAIQELRDRQVRNFFATLLLSQGVPMICGGDELGRTQQGNNNAYCQDNELSWVNWNLTRSQLGLLEFVKLLIAIKKTHPVFQRRRFFQGRRVEDSEVKDVAWFGSHGKEMSHEDWQMGLRTLGIRLAGDAIVEKDSHGRPIVDETFLVLINAHHEDVEFILPAHTKSVRWELEFDTAVPVDKKSSKHTKLLKGGQPYHLISRGLALFRTPKS
- a CDS encoding YtxH domain-containing protein, which gives rise to MDNDTRYVLLAGLSLMVGVVLGTGLGLLMAPQSGSRTRRQLKNMMEDASERAGEFAEDAKEAVTGMVERSKKYVV
- a CDS encoding DUF2934 domain-containing protein, producing MALSEELRERIAQRAFEIHQRRGGQHGSDWEDWLQAEREILLQQPPLS
- the malQ gene encoding 4-alpha-glucanotransferase → MHKDESATKLIWQLGQQYGIDPFYFDGLGVERQVSVPHLQQVLASMGVKASSKKEILASLAHADFRTWTQVIDAVVVRYPSDAPFMLALSLPLGSSSLEKVSLVIQVTDEKGRSRRLSIPGSRVKVISEKTIRGVRYVRVHVPLSGTCTLGYFRLAVCVNLHAERTVEGQALLIVAPRKCYLPPSPNRAWGISLQLYGLRSHKNWGIGDFRDLEEIMKVAGTRWRVATIGVNPLHIPAVGLASPYSPSSRLFWSPVYLNLEGVEEWRISAGLRRKAKSAKFQRRLQQFRESPLVDYEAVGKLKWAVLEDLFRVFRRQHLQPKSRTARGRAFAKFVSGFHPHLTMFCTFQALTERLGTVAWRTWPNAFRHPQSPDVEVFQRSHATRVQFYQYVQWLCELQLQNLDLVAKKHSLAFRLYHDLPVGIHPDGADAWVFQDQLASGITVGAPPDSFNLNGQSWGLAVPNPVRLREDGYRFLRETLRQNMRHGGVLRIDHALGLFRMFWVPQGGTGKDGVYVKTYVDEILAVLALESVRRKVMVVGEDLGAVTPAIREKLDAAGLLSYRLLFFERGNRGEMTPPHAYPEQALVAATTHDLPTLKGFWAGRDIIIKQEGSVYLRKKDCQQDRRQRAEDRKQLWEALHREGLCSAGAIPPNLSDDMLQAMYRYLARTPSRLLIVQLEDLLGELDTPNLPGAPDSVYPSWRVRIGRELTAWLNDPAILGFAKAMQREGRKGGCDH
- a CDS encoding mechanosensitive ion channel, whose translation is MQEKKLTMAGWVDGLTDAVTASLAQIVAYLPTLILACMLLGLGYVLARLVSVVVTRLLQLMGFDRLLSRTAVQTLLERSGTKQKSSEILGLIGFWIIFLVFLIQASDTLSLTMVSDALTSIAYYIPKVGIAVLVLVLGLIAANFVRELITMTCSSAGITHGTMVAQAVYVAVVLLIVVTAIDALGINTELLNNTIVILLAGLIGGAALSFGLGSRTAVANLIAAHYLGSMVRVGMTVKIGENQGTVVAVTPISVVLETREGRVIVPATQVTESTAVITHPEH
- a CDS encoding magnesium transporter, encoding MELEHRLTLGYLQAHPVEAARHLESLDPHEAASLLEALPGEEIAGVLEHCLPVSTAKIIEELSKDLGAGVLGAMNATSAIGVLRQFEEPVRQDVLDRLDNPMGATLRRALRYSPNTAGSLADPQVFTLPPDIAVEEAVDRIRTYGQKAMYYVYVIDRDSKLEGVLTLRQLLIDRSDHLVGTLMETQIITLSAEANLEEILKHSEWSRFHTLPVVDRWGTFFGALRYRMLRRIEKDVGGKAPLGSVSDSLMQLWEVYSLTGIRLMTDVAETLQERNKIG
- the mgtE gene encoding magnesium transporter — translated: MRDLTTQRGSKVRGRGHLLNEAFFQNHHEEAARILEGYPVEDILRVLQGTSPKNAANLLACVTPPVAADTLAIMPTDLLKQVVPHLSPSLAASLFQRLDDDLQRAILFRVPERYAQEIRSYMTYPEESVGRIMDPKFFVLQEESTVREAMVQVRIRAQKDVHDVYVIDRTQKLVGRISVRDLLLVDPEEKLQSVMVQDLPTIHPLESREEIVELFGERHFFTIPVVDLDERLLGVVRNEAIIKASQEDASADLLTMVGANKDERALSPVWFSVRKRLPWLQLNLLTAFLAAFVVGMFEGTIAKFTALAVLLPIVAGQSGNTGAQSLAVVIRGLALRDIRPSQWLRVSGKEVYVAFLNGLAVSATACLAVGLWSRSLGLVFIIGLSMIISMVIAGLSGAIIPIALKALKQDPAQSSSIVLTTVTDVVGFFSFLGLATLLSSLLEA